A single region of the Massilia sp. erpn genome encodes:
- the hscA gene encoding Fe-S protein assembly chaperone HscA gives MALLQISEPGMSTAPHQHRLAVGIDLGTTNSLVATVRSSIPEVLRDEEGHSLLPSVVRYLPNGHANIGYKAMAHQTTDPRNTIVSVKRFMGRGLKDVAYAENLPYEFVDAPGMVQLKTVAGVKSPVEVSAQILATLRQRAEDALGDELVGAVITVPAYFDDAQRQATKDAAQLAGLNVLRLLSEPTAAAIAYGLDNGSEGLFAVYDLGGGTFDISILKLSKGVFEVLSTGGDSALGGDDFDHRLFCWIHEQEKLAPLSDEDTAILMVKAREAKELLSTKSEVTVDAVLNSGEEVHLRISAETFADITKHLVAKTMNAVKKSLRDANVDADDIDGVVMVGGATRMPHVQRAVGDYFHTIPHANIDPDKVVALGAAVQANLLAGNRAAGDDWLLLDVIPLSLGIETMGGLVEKIIPRNSTIPCARAQEFTTFKDGQTALAVHVLQGERELVSDCRSLARFELRGIPPMAAGAARIRITYQVDADGLLSVSARELRSNVEASITVKPSYGLGDDDVARMLQDSYSSADADMKARALREEQVEAERIMLATQVALDEDAALLSAEERAAVDVLMASTRAVVEQSLTGAVDHQAVKAAVEALAQGTEEFASRRMDRSVRSALAGKALDQVA, from the coding sequence ATGGCACTTCTGCAAATCTCCGAACCAGGCATGTCCACCGCGCCGCACCAGCACCGTCTGGCCGTCGGCATCGATCTGGGCACCACCAATTCGCTGGTCGCCACCGTGCGCAGCAGCATCCCCGAGGTGTTGCGCGACGAGGAAGGGCATTCCCTGCTGCCTTCCGTGGTGCGCTATCTGCCGAACGGCCATGCGAACATCGGCTACAAGGCCATGGCGCACCAGACCACCGATCCGCGCAATACCATCGTCTCGGTGAAGCGCTTCATGGGCCGTGGCCTGAAGGATGTGGCGTACGCGGAAAACCTGCCGTATGAATTCGTCGACGCGCCCGGCATGGTGCAGCTGAAGACCGTGGCCGGCGTGAAAAGCCCGGTCGAGGTGTCGGCCCAGATCCTGGCCACCCTGCGCCAGCGCGCCGAAGATGCGCTGGGCGACGAGCTGGTGGGCGCGGTGATCACCGTGCCGGCCTATTTCGACGACGCGCAGCGCCAGGCCACCAAGGACGCGGCCCAGCTGGCCGGCCTGAACGTGCTGCGCCTGCTGAGCGAGCCGACCGCCGCCGCCATCGCCTATGGCCTCGACAATGGTTCGGAAGGCCTGTTCGCCGTGTATGACCTGGGCGGCGGCACCTTCGATATCTCCATCCTGAAACTGAGCAAGGGCGTGTTTGAAGTGCTGTCCACCGGAGGCGACTCCGCGCTGGGCGGCGATGACTTCGACCACCGCCTGTTCTGCTGGATTCACGAGCAGGAAAAACTGGCCCCGCTGTCCGATGAAGACACCGCCATCCTGATGGTGAAAGCGCGCGAAGCGAAGGAACTGCTGTCCACCAAGTCCGAAGTGACGGTGGACGCGGTGCTGAATTCGGGCGAGGAAGTGCATCTGCGCATCAGCGCCGAAACCTTCGCCGACATCACCAAGCACCTGGTCGCCAAGACCATGAACGCCGTGAAGAAATCGCTGCGCGACGCCAATGTGGACGCCGACGATATCGACGGCGTGGTGATGGTGGGCGGCGCCACCCGCATGCCGCATGTGCAGCGCGCCGTGGGCGACTACTTCCACACCATCCCGCACGCGAATATCGATCCGGACAAGGTGGTGGCGCTGGGCGCCGCCGTGCAGGCCAATCTGCTGGCGGGCAACCGCGCGGCGGGCGACGACTGGCTGCTGCTGGACGTGATCCCGCTGTCGCTGGGTATCGAAACCATGGGCGGCCTGGTCGAGAAGATCATCCCGCGCAATTCCACCATTCCTTGCGCCCGCGCCCAGGAATTCACCACCTTCAAGGATGGCCAGACCGCGCTGGCGGTACATGTGCTGCAGGGCGAACGCGAACTGGTCTCCGACTGCCGCTCGCTGGCGCGCTTCGAGCTGCGCGGCATTCCGCCGATGGCGGCTGGCGCGGCGCGCATCCGCATCACCTACCAGGTCGATGCCGATGGCCTGCTGTCGGTCTCGGCGCGCGAGCTGCGCTCGAACGTGGAAGCTTCGATCACCGTCAAGCCGTCCTACGGCTTGGGCGACGACGACGTGGCGCGCATGCTGCAGGATTCCTACAGCTCGGCCGATGCCGATATGAAGGCGCGCGCCCTGCGCGAAGAGCAGGTCGAAGCCGAACGCATCATGCTGGCGACGCAAGTGGCGCTGGACGAGGACGCGGCCCTGCTGTCGGCCGAAGAGCGCGCGGCGGTTGACGTGCTGATGGCGAGCACCCGCGCCGTGGTCGAGCAATCGCTCACTGGCGCGGTCGATCACCAGGCCGTCAAGGCCGCAGTGGAAGCGCTGGCCCAGGGCACCGAGGAATTCGCCTCGCGCCGCATGGACCGCAGTGTGCGCAGCGCACTGGCGGGCAAGGCGCTGGACCAGGTAGCGTAA